The Geodermatophilaceae bacterium NBWT11 genome has a segment encoding these proteins:
- a CDS encoding septum formation initiator family protein — MATARNRRPESGGTRRRTPARPARAGARGSADSRQGRRRTRRPARTATTTRRTPLFTGRAVLLGALVLLLALTLAGPVRSYVAGRQELAELAADSQALSLRAQQLQTELDRQSDPAYVAQQARERLNYVLPGDRLVVIADGEVGEDEQPTQTPGAADDAEQPPWYEGLLESITTADS, encoded by the coding sequence GTGGCCACCGCCCGCAACCGGCGCCCCGAGTCCGGCGGCACCCGCCGCCGGACCCCGGCGCGACCGGCGCGGGCGGGGGCCCGGGGGAGCGCCGACAGCCGGCAGGGCCGGCGGCGCACCCGTCGTCCGGCCCGGACGGCGACGACCACGAGGCGCACCCCGCTCTTCACCGGCCGCGCGGTCCTGCTCGGGGCGCTCGTGCTGCTGCTGGCCCTCACCCTGGCCGGCCCGGTGCGCTCCTACGTCGCCGGCCGGCAGGAGCTGGCCGAGCTCGCCGCCGACAGCCAGGCGCTCTCGCTGCGGGCGCAGCAGCTGCAGACCGAGCTCGACCGGCAGTCCGACCCCGCCTACGTCGCCCAGCAGGCCCGGGAGCGGCTCAACTACGTGCTGCCCGGCGACCGGCTCGTGGTGATCGCCGACGGCGAGGTCGGCGAGGACGAGCAGCCCACCCAGACCCCGGGCGCCGCGGACGACGCCGAGCAGCCGCCCTGGTACGAGGGCCTGCTCGAGTCCATCACCACCGCAGACAGCTGA
- a CDS encoding DUF4235 domain-containing protein, whose translation MAKKQKVKTPALYKLLGPALAIPTGIVVKKVADAAWLKVRGTPPPKNPDVPGVGWGDALAWAAVSGVLVAFGRLFAARGAAKAYTKLTGKIPAGANADSAA comes from the coding sequence GTGGCCAAGAAGCAGAAGGTGAAGACCCCGGCGCTGTACAAGCTGCTGGGTCCCGCGCTGGCGATCCCGACCGGCATCGTGGTGAAGAAGGTGGCCGACGCCGCCTGGCTGAAGGTCCGCGGCACGCCGCCGCCGAAGAACCCCGACGTCCCCGGCGTGGGCTGGGGCGATGCCCTGGCGTGGGCCGCGGTGTCCGGTGTCCTGGTGGCCTTCGGCCGGCTGTTCGCCGCCCGCGGCGCGGCCAAGGCCTACACGAAGCTGACCGGCAAGATCCCGGCCGGCGCGAACGCCGACAGCGCGGCGTGA
- a CDS encoding phosphopyruvate hydratase — MASIDAVGAREILDSRGNPTVEVEVALDDGTITRAAVPSGASTGAFEAVELRDGGERYGGKGVQKAVDGVLDVIGPELVGFEASEQRLVDQALIDLDGTPDKSRLGANAILGVSLAVAKAAAESSGLPLFRYVGGPSAHLLPVPMMNIVNGGAHADSNVDVQEFMIAPIGAATFAEALQMGTEVYHSLKSVLKGRGLATGLGDEGGFAPSLPSNRDALDLITEAVEKAGYTPGTDIGFALDVAATEFHSADGYAFEGKTLTAGDLTEYYATLLDAYPIVSIEDPLSEEDWEGWVDLTAALGDRVQIVGDDLFVTNPARLADGIAQGAANALLVKVNQIGTLTETLDAVNLAHRSGYRSMMSHRSGETEDTTIADLAVATDCGQIKTGAPARSERVAKYNQLLRIEEELDDAARYAGAAAFPRHSTGA, encoded by the coding sequence GTGGCCAGCATCGATGCAGTAGGCGCGCGAGAGATCCTCGACTCGCGCGGAAACCCCACCGTGGAGGTCGAGGTCGCCCTCGACGACGGCACGATCACCCGGGCAGCCGTCCCCAGTGGTGCCTCCACCGGCGCGTTCGAGGCCGTGGAGCTCCGCGACGGCGGTGAGCGCTACGGCGGCAAGGGCGTGCAGAAGGCCGTCGACGGCGTCCTGGACGTCATCGGGCCCGAGCTCGTCGGCTTCGAGGCCAGCGAGCAGCGCCTCGTCGACCAGGCCCTCATCGACCTCGACGGCACCCCCGACAAGTCCCGCCTGGGCGCCAACGCGATCCTCGGCGTGAGCCTCGCCGTGGCCAAGGCCGCGGCCGAGTCCTCCGGGCTCCCGCTCTTCCGCTACGTCGGCGGCCCCTCGGCGCACCTGCTCCCCGTCCCGATGATGAACATCGTCAACGGCGGCGCCCACGCCGACAGCAACGTCGACGTCCAGGAGTTCATGATCGCGCCCATCGGCGCGGCGACCTTCGCCGAGGCGCTCCAGATGGGCACCGAGGTCTACCACTCGCTGAAGTCGGTCCTCAAGGGCCGCGGCCTGGCCACCGGCCTGGGCGACGAGGGCGGCTTCGCCCCCTCGCTGCCGAGCAACCGGGACGCGCTGGACCTCATCACCGAGGCCGTGGAGAAGGCCGGGTACACCCCGGGCACCGACATCGGCTTCGCCCTGGACGTTGCGGCGACGGAGTTCCACTCCGCCGACGGCTACGCCTTCGAGGGCAAGACCCTCACCGCCGGTGACCTCACCGAGTACTACGCCACCCTGCTCGACGCCTACCCGATCGTCTCGATCGAGGACCCGCTGTCGGAGGAGGACTGGGAGGGCTGGGTCGACCTGACCGCCGCCCTCGGCGACCGCGTGCAGATCGTCGGCGACGACCTCTTCGTCACCAACCCCGCCCGGCTGGCCGACGGCATCGCCCAGGGCGCGGCCAACGCGCTGCTGGTCAAGGTCAACCAGATCGGCACGCTCACCGAGACCCTCGACGCGGTCAACCTGGCGCACCGCTCGGGCTACCGCTCGATGATGAGCCACCGCTCCGGCGAGACCGAGGACACCACGATCGCCGACCTCGCCGTCGCCACCGACTGCGGGCAGATCAAGACCGGTGCCCCGGCCCGCTCCGAGCGCGTGGCCAAGTACAACCAGCTGCTGCGCATCGAGGAGGAGCTCGACGACGCCGCCCGCTACGCCGGCGCCGCCGCCTTCCCGCGGCACAGCACCGGCGCCTGA
- a CDS encoding Bax inhibitor-1/YccA family protein, producing MPSSNPAFSRGFPGATNSAPNATWGQGPQQQYGAPAQQNPYAQPSPYAASGTQYMTMDDVVTKTGISFLVTVLAAAAVWALPGQAAWGLAMPAAIIALVVGLVISFKQIANPVATLAYAALMGAAVGAISEAFNTVYPGIVVQAVIGTFGVFFGMLVVYKTGAIRVTPKLTRWIVGAMFGVLALMLVNLVASLFGFNTGLRDGGPIAIVFSLVVIGVAAFSLLLDFDMADEAIRRGAPPKFAWYIAFGLLVTVIWLYLEILRLLSYFRE from the coding sequence ATGCCCAGCAGCAACCCGGCGTTCAGTCGCGGCTTCCCCGGCGCGACGAACAGCGCTCCGAACGCCACCTGGGGCCAGGGGCCCCAGCAGCAGTACGGCGCGCCCGCGCAGCAGAACCCGTACGCCCAGCCCTCGCCGTACGCGGCCTCGGGCACGCAGTACATGACGATGGACGACGTCGTCACCAAGACCGGCATCTCGTTCCTGGTGACCGTCCTGGCCGCCGCGGCCGTCTGGGCCCTCCCGGGCCAGGCAGCCTGGGGCCTGGCGATGCCGGCCGCGATCATCGCGCTCGTCGTCGGCCTGGTGATCTCGTTCAAGCAGATCGCCAACCCCGTCGCCACGCTGGCCTACGCCGCCCTCATGGGTGCCGCCGTCGGCGCGATCAGCGAGGCCTTCAACACCGTCTACCCGGGCATCGTCGTCCAGGCCGTGATCGGCACGTTCGGCGTCTTCTTCGGGATGCTGGTGGTCTACAAGACCGGCGCCATCCGGGTCACCCCGAAGCTCACCCGCTGGATCGTCGGCGCCATGTTCGGGGTCCTGGCCCTGATGCTGGTCAACCTGGTCGCCAGCCTGTTCGGCTTCAACACCGGCCTGCGTGACGGTGGCCCCATCGCCATCGTGTTCAGCCTCGTCGTCATCGGCGTCGCTGCGTTCTCGCTGCTGCTGGACTTCGACATGGCCGACGAGGCCATCCGTCGGGGCGCCCCGCCGAAGTTCGCCTGGTACATCGCGTTCGGCCTGCTCGTCACGGTCATCTGGCTGTACCTGGAGATCCTGCGTCTCCTGAGCTACTTCCGCGAATAA
- a CDS encoding M20/M25/M40 family metallo-hydrolase, translating to MDALEDHRRRSRSRWTAVGAAVLLAGSGLLAATPALAAPGGGGPGGGPGGAPAGCERRVNASVEKLLRCVTPEGVTEHLQALQDVADANGGNRASTTPGYTASIDYVQDTLEASGYEVSVTDFSYDEVSYPGGFAQVSPTPTTYEQGVDYLPADGTGEGDLQGVTVTAVAPGTGASGCTGTAIGVLTGTVALIERGTCSFGEKVTNAAAAGAVGVILVNNVEGPLNATLGGPATIPAVGVPTTVGAGLAGAVVDLSVAVETTTQTTQNLTAELPGRVSDGVVVVGGHLDSVPEGPGINDNGSGSATILEVAQNLANTRLQHPVRFAFWGAEELGLLGSQAYVDSLSEEELARIGSYLNFDMLGSPNYANFVYDSDGSSFPAPEGYVSPESAAIEQTFEDFYGSRGIAFEDTEFDGRSDYQAFADAGIPSGGLFSGAEGLKTDAQAAAYGGVAGQPYDACYHQACDDIDNVSAVALDQNSDAVAYAVLTIAQAGSGPGQGGPGHGGGPGQGGPGHGGPGGGGGPGHGGPGHGGPGHGHGGGPAA from the coding sequence GTGGACGCACTCGAGGACCACCGGCGACGCAGCCGGTCACGATGGACGGCGGTGGGCGCTGCGGTGCTGCTGGCCGGCAGTGGGCTGCTGGCGGCGACGCCGGCGCTGGCCGCCCCGGGCGGCGGCGGTCCGGGCGGCGGGCCCGGGGGAGCCCCGGCCGGCTGCGAGCGGCGGGTGAACGCGAGCGTGGAGAAGCTGCTGCGCTGTGTCACGCCGGAGGGCGTGACCGAGCACCTGCAGGCGCTCCAGGACGTCGCGGACGCCAACGGCGGGAACCGGGCCTCGACGACGCCGGGCTACACGGCGTCGATCGACTACGTGCAGGACACCCTCGAGGCGTCGGGTTACGAGGTCAGCGTCACCGACTTCTCCTACGACGAGGTGTCCTATCCCGGCGGGTTCGCCCAGGTGTCGCCGACGCCGACCACGTACGAGCAGGGCGTCGACTACCTCCCCGCCGATGGCACGGGCGAGGGTGACCTGCAGGGGGTCACGGTCACCGCCGTCGCCCCGGGTACGGGAGCCAGCGGGTGCACGGGCACCGCGATCGGGGTGCTGACCGGGACCGTCGCCCTGATCGAGCGGGGGACGTGCTCGTTCGGGGAGAAGGTCACCAACGCGGCCGCGGCAGGCGCGGTCGGCGTGATCCTGGTGAACAACGTCGAGGGCCCGCTCAACGCGACTCTCGGCGGACCGGCGACCATCCCGGCTGTCGGGGTGCCCACCACGGTGGGGGCGGGCCTGGCCGGTGCTGTGGTCGACCTGTCCGTCGCGGTCGAGACGACCACGCAGACCACGCAGAACCTCACCGCCGAGCTGCCCGGTCGGGTCTCCGACGGTGTGGTCGTCGTCGGCGGTCACCTGGACTCCGTGCCCGAGGGTCCGGGGATCAACGACAACGGCTCGGGTTCGGCGACCATCCTCGAGGTGGCGCAGAACCTGGCCAACACCCGGCTGCAGCACCCGGTCCGCTTCGCGTTCTGGGGGGCCGAGGAGCTCGGCCTGCTCGGGTCGCAGGCCTACGTCGACAGCCTGTCGGAGGAGGAGCTGGCCCGGATCGGCTCGTACCTGAACTTCGACATGCTCGGCTCGCCGAACTACGCGAACTTCGTCTACGACAGCGACGGCTCCTCGTTCCCCGCGCCCGAGGGCTACGTGAGCCCGGAGTCCGCCGCCATCGAGCAGACCTTCGAGGACTTCTACGGCTCGCGGGGCATCGCGTTCGAGGACACCGAGTTCGACGGCAGGAGCGACTACCAGGCGTTCGCCGACGCGGGCATCCCGTCCGGCGGTCTCTTCTCCGGCGCCGAGGGTCTGAAGACCGATGCCCAGGCGGCTGCGTACGGCGGGGTGGCCGGGCAGCCCTACGACGCCTGCTACCACCAGGCCTGCGACGACATCGACAACGTCAGCGCGGTCGCCCTGGACCAGAACTCCGACGCGGTCGCCTACGCCGTCCTGACGATCGCCCAGGCCGGCTCCGGTCCGGGTCAGGGTGGACCGGGCCACGGTGGCGGACCGGGTCAGGGCGGTCCGGGCCACGGTGGTCCCGGTGGTGGGGGCGGTCCGGGCCACGGTGGCCCCGGCCACGGTGGTCCCGGCCACGGGCACGGTGGCGGGCCCGCGGCCTGA
- a CDS encoding MazG family protein: MPDPTAPTLLTVSTRLPGLLGPAGWQALAGGPVLALPGAAATAAVLREAGVDVRDVADLADATGGDVVLLTAEEAGDAPVVVGTPEPTGSRLLDVVAVMDRLRSPGGCPWDAEQTHASLRGYLLEEAHEAYDAITDEDPVAMREELGDVLLQVAFHARVAAEAPADRRFDVDDVADELVAKLVRRHPHVFADAGPRDVAAVERGWDEIKKTEKKRTSPTQGVSSSQSAAAWGAALAGRARRADLPTPAAADLTGTPEDLGQQLLALVVAAQQRGWDAEDALRTAVRGYAADLDAAAAARAARGV, from the coding sequence GTGCCCGACCCCACCGCACCCACCCTGCTCACCGTCAGCACGCGGCTGCCCGGCCTGCTCGGCCCGGCCGGCTGGCAGGCCCTCGCCGGCGGCCCGGTCCTCGCCCTCCCCGGTGCCGCCGCGACCGCAGCCGTCCTGCGGGAGGCCGGCGTCGACGTCCGGGACGTGGCCGACCTGGCCGACGCCACCGGCGGGGACGTGGTGCTGCTGACCGCCGAGGAGGCCGGGGACGCCCCGGTCGTCGTCGGCACCCCGGAGCCGACCGGCTCGCGGCTGCTCGACGTCGTCGCGGTGATGGACCGGCTGCGCTCGCCCGGCGGGTGCCCCTGGGACGCCGAGCAGACCCACGCCTCGCTGCGCGGGTACCTGCTGGAGGAGGCGCACGAGGCCTACGACGCGATCACCGACGAGGACCCGGTCGCCATGCGCGAGGAGCTCGGGGACGTGTTGCTGCAGGTCGCCTTCCACGCCCGGGTCGCCGCCGAGGCGCCGGCCGACCGCCGCTTCGACGTGGACGACGTCGCCGACGAGCTGGTCGCCAAGCTGGTCCGCCGGCACCCGCACGTGTTCGCCGACGCCGGTCCCCGCGACGTCGCCGCCGTGGAACGCGGCTGGGACGAGATCAAGAAGACCGAGAAGAAGCGGACCTCGCCCACCCAGGGCGTCTCCAGCTCGCAGTCCGCCGCGGCCTGGGGCGCCGCGCTGGCCGGCCGCGCCCGCCGCGCCGACCTGCCCACCCCGGCGGCCGCCGACCTGACCGGCACCCCGGAGGACCTGGGGCAGCAGCTGCTGGCCCTCGTCGTCGCCGCGCAGCAGCGCGGCTGGGACGCCGAGGACGCGCTGCGCACCGCCGTCCGCGGCTACGCCGCCGACCTGGACGCCGCCGCCGCGGCCCGGGCCGCCCGCGGGGTCTGA
- a CDS encoding acetyl-CoA C-acetyltransferase: MPEAVIVAAARSPIGRAFKGSLKDLRPDDLTATIVRAALDQVPSLDPRDISDLMLGCGLPGGEQGFNMGRVVSVLLGMDHLPGTTITRYCSSSLQTTRMAMHAIRAGEGDVFISAGVEMVSRFAKGNSDGLPDTENPVFADRKAQIAAVAESGADSWTDPREDGGIPDVYVAMGQTAENLALLKDVSRAEMDEFAVRSQNLAEKAIADGFWAREITPVTTPDGTVVSADDGPRAGTTLEGISGLKPVFRPDGRVTAGNACPLNDGAAALVVMSDTKAAELGITPLARIVSTAVTGLSPEIMGYGPVEASRQALARAGMTVDDMDLVEINEAFAAQVIPSYRDLGIDIDKLNVHGGAIAVGHPFGMTGARITGTLLNGLRSTDGTFGLETMCVGGGMGMAMVLERLS; the protein is encoded by the coding sequence GTGCCCGAAGCCGTCATCGTCGCCGCTGCCCGTTCCCCGATCGGCAGGGCGTTCAAGGGGTCGCTGAAGGACCTGCGCCCCGACGACCTGACCGCCACCATCGTCCGCGCGGCCCTGGACCAGGTGCCCTCGCTGGACCCGCGGGACATCTCCGACCTGATGCTCGGCTGCGGTCTGCCCGGTGGCGAGCAGGGCTTCAACATGGGCCGGGTCGTCTCGGTGCTGCTGGGCATGGACCACCTGCCCGGCACCACGATCACCCGGTACTGCTCCTCCTCGCTGCAGACCACCCGGATGGCCATGCACGCGATCCGGGCCGGTGAGGGCGACGTGTTCATCTCCGCGGGCGTGGAGATGGTCTCCCGCTTCGCGAAGGGCAACTCCGACGGCCTGCCGGACACCGAGAACCCGGTCTTCGCCGACCGCAAGGCCCAGATCGCCGCGGTCGCCGAGTCCGGCGCGGACTCCTGGACCGACCCCCGCGAGGACGGCGGCATCCCCGACGTCTACGTCGCGATGGGCCAGACCGCGGAGAACCTGGCGCTGCTGAAGGACGTCTCCCGCGCGGAGATGGACGAGTTCGCCGTCCGCTCGCAGAACCTGGCCGAGAAGGCCATCGCCGACGGCTTCTGGGCCCGGGAGATCACCCCGGTGACCACGCCGGACGGCACCGTGGTCTCCGCCGACGACGGCCCGCGCGCCGGCACCACCCTGGAGGGCATCTCCGGGCTCAAGCCGGTCTTCCGTCCCGACGGTCGGGTCACCGCCGGCAACGCCTGCCCGCTCAACGACGGCGCCGCGGCGCTGGTGGTCATGAGCGACACCAAGGCCGCCGAGCTGGGCATCACCCCGCTGGCCCGGATCGTGTCCACCGCCGTCACCGGGCTCTCCCCGGAGATCATGGGCTACGGCCCCGTCGAGGCGTCCCGCCAGGCCCTGGCCCGCGCGGGGATGACCGTCGACGACATGGACCTCGTGGAGATCAACGAGGCCTTCGCCGCGCAGGTCATCCCGAGCTACCGCGACCTGGGCATCGACATCGACAAGCTGAACGTGCACGGCGGGGCCATCGCCGTCGGGCACCCCTTCGGCATGACCGGCGCCCGGATCACCGGCACCCTGCTCAACGGCCTGCGCTCCACCGACGGCACGTTCGGCCTGGAGACCATGTGCGTCGGCGGCGGCATGGGCATGGCGATGGTGCTCGAGCGCCTCAGCTGA
- a CDS encoding uracil-DNA glycosylase: MPPRTAARRTGIITGVARDADGFSVTRTPAGVARGARTALDLAAVDERVSGCRACPRLVAWREEVAVVKRASFRDQEYWGRPVPGMGPADARIAVVGLAPAAHGGNRTGRVFTGDRSGDWIFAALWRAGLANQPTSVSKDDGLELTDVRVVAAVRCAPPANAPTPAERDTCSPWLARELELLPRLRVLVVLGGFGWQALWPVLAAAGVPLPRPRPAFGHGVEVTLQGPNGPLTLLGSYHVSQQNTFTGRLTEPMLDAVLTRATELAATR, encoded by the coding sequence ATGCCGCCCCGGACCGCCGCGCGCCGGACGGGCATCATCACCGGGGTGGCACGCGACGCCGACGGCTTCTCCGTCACCCGCACCCCTGCCGGCGTGGCCCGGGGGGCCCGGACCGCCCTGGACCTGGCCGCGGTCGACGAGCGGGTGTCCGGCTGCCGGGCCTGCCCCCGGCTGGTCGCCTGGCGCGAGGAGGTCGCCGTGGTCAAGCGGGCCTCGTTCCGGGACCAGGAGTACTGGGGGCGCCCGGTGCCGGGCATGGGGCCGGCCGACGCGCGGATCGCCGTCGTCGGGCTCGCGCCGGCCGCACACGGGGGCAACCGCACCGGTCGGGTCTTCACCGGGGACCGGTCCGGCGACTGGATCTTCGCGGCGCTCTGGCGGGCGGGGCTGGCCAACCAGCCCACTTCGGTGAGCAAGGACGACGGGCTCGAGCTCACCGACGTGCGGGTCGTCGCCGCCGTGCGGTGCGCGCCACCGGCCAACGCACCCACCCCGGCCGAGCGCGACACCTGCTCGCCCTGGCTGGCCCGGGAGCTGGAGCTGCTGCCGCGGTTGCGGGTGCTGGTCGTGCTCGGCGGGTTCGGCTGGCAGGCGCTGTGGCCGGTGCTCGCCGCGGCAGGGGTGCCCCTGCCGCGTCCCCGCCCCGCGTTCGGGCACGGGGTGGAGGTGACCCTGCAGGGCCCGAACGGGCCGCTCACCCTGCTGGGGAGCTACCACGTGAGCCAGCAGAACACCTTCACCGGGCGGCTCACCGAGCCCATGCTGGACGCCGTGCTGACCCGGGCCACCGAGCTCGCGGCGACCCGCTGA
- a CDS encoding DUF501 domain-containing protein, translated as MSTPVSPEDRDVVARQLGRPPRALVGVAHRCPCGQPDVVQTAPRLEDGTPFPTLYYLTCPRATAAASRLESEGAMKQWQADLATDPELAAAYLAAHEAFLATRDAVDVLPTRATAGGMPDRVKCLHALAAHSLAAGPGVNPIGDRALAGMGEWWAAGRCAAPSPQDPADVRTTP; from the coding sequence GTGAGCACCCCCGTGAGCCCCGAGGACCGGGACGTCGTGGCCCGGCAGCTCGGCCGGCCCCCGCGCGCCCTGGTCGGCGTCGCCCACCGCTGTCCCTGCGGGCAGCCCGACGTCGTGCAGACCGCCCCCCGGCTGGAGGACGGCACGCCGTTCCCCACGCTGTACTACCTGACCTGCCCCCGGGCCACGGCCGCGGCGAGCCGGCTGGAGTCCGAGGGCGCGATGAAGCAGTGGCAGGCCGACCTGGCCACCGACCCCGAGCTGGCCGCGGCCTACCTGGCCGCGCACGAGGCCTTCCTGGCCACCCGGGACGCCGTCGACGTGCTGCCCACCCGGGCCACCGCCGGCGGGATGCCCGACCGGGTCAAGTGCCTGCACGCTCTGGCCGCGCACTCCCTCGCCGCCGGCCCCGGGGTGAACCCGATCGGTGACCGGGCACTGGCCGGCATGGGGGAGTGGTGGGCGGCTGGTCGCTGCGCGGCGCCCTCGCCGCAGGACCCCGCCGACGTGCGGACGACGCCGTGA
- a CDS encoding mechanosensitive ion channel has protein sequence MLVVLAGAAVIAWLLAVGLGRLLARLARRSPVLADLSARGRKPLRVLFVLIAVTAVLDAATDVGAWRDLVVRVLGLALIATAGWLVAVAAFVVEDIALSRYDVDVEDNRHARRVRTQVSLIRRLTVVVIAVIAIAAMLLTFPSARAAGTSILASAGVISIVAGLAAQTSLANVFAGLQLAFTDAIRVDDVVVVEEEWGRIEEITLTYVVVHVWDDRRLVLPSTYFTTTPFQNWTRTESAVLGAVELDVDWTVPFEEMRAETTRLVQGNPLWDERVEVLQVTDAVGSLVRVRVLVSAKDGPTLFDLRCEVREGLVVWLQREHPGGLPRVRNEGPAGFEAAADPHPQTTLIPTQAGPRTAGLFTGSIEARERSRAFTGPADDEQARREQDRSQP, from the coding sequence ATGCTCGTGGTCCTCGCCGGCGCCGCCGTCATCGCCTGGCTGCTCGCCGTCGGACTCGGCCGGCTCCTGGCCAGGCTCGCCCGCCGGTCCCCGGTGCTCGCCGACCTCTCCGCCCGCGGCCGCAAGCCGCTGCGCGTGCTCTTCGTGCTGATCGCGGTCACCGCCGTCCTGGACGCCGCCACCGACGTGGGCGCCTGGCGTGACCTCGTCGTCCGGGTGCTGGGCCTGGCGCTGATCGCCACGGCGGGCTGGCTGGTCGCCGTCGCCGCCTTCGTGGTCGAGGACATCGCGCTCTCCCGCTACGACGTGGACGTCGAGGACAACCGGCACGCCCGCCGCGTGCGCACCCAGGTCTCGCTCATCCGCCGGCTGACCGTCGTGGTCATCGCGGTGATCGCGATCGCGGCGATGCTGCTGACCTTCCCCTCCGCCCGGGCCGCCGGGACGTCGATCCTGGCCAGCGCCGGGGTCATCTCCATCGTCGCCGGCCTGGCCGCGCAGACCTCGCTGGCCAACGTGTTCGCCGGCCTGCAGCTGGCCTTCACCGACGCCATCCGGGTCGACGACGTCGTGGTGGTCGAGGAGGAGTGGGGCCGGATCGAGGAGATCACCCTCACCTACGTGGTCGTGCACGTCTGGGACGACCGCCGACTCGTGCTGCCCAGCACCTACTTCACGACGACGCCCTTCCAGAACTGGACCCGCACCGAGTCCGCCGTGCTGGGCGCGGTGGAGCTCGACGTCGACTGGACCGTCCCCTTCGAGGAGATGCGTGCCGAGACCACCCGTCTCGTGCAGGGCAACCCGCTGTGGGACGAGCGGGTCGAGGTGCTCCAGGTGACCGACGCCGTCGGCTCGCTGGTGCGGGTCCGCGTGCTGGTCAGCGCCAAGGACGGGCCCACCCTGTTCGACCTGCGGTGCGAGGTCCGCGAGGGCCTGGTCGTCTGGCTGCAGCGCGAGCACCCCGGTGGGCTGCCGCGGGTCCGCAACGAGGGGCCGGCCGGCTTCGAGGCCGCGGCAGACCCGCACCCGCAGACCACGCTGATCCCGACCCAGGCCGGCCCGCGCACCGCCGGGCTGTTCACCGGGAGCATCGAGGCCCGCGAGCGGTCCCGGGCCTTCACCGGCCCCGCCGACGACGAGCAGGCCCGCCGCGAGCAGGACCGCTCGCAGCCCTAG
- a CDS encoding Ppx/GppA family phosphatase: MTRVAAIDCGTNSLRLLVADVPATGPHVEVVRRMEVVRLGEGVDATGRLAPQAIERTRRVLAEYAATARDLGVERTRMVATSASRDAANRADFEQMVQTTLGQLPDVVPGLEEAGLSFVGATGSLASAAAAHGGAVPAAPYLVVDIGGGSTEFVLGDDAGVRAARSVDIGCVRLTERHLHSDPPTADEIQRAESDIREALVSVVAEVPVGEAATLVGLAGSVTTVAALALRLPGYDATAVHGARIPVGAVRSVAAGLLTATRARRATLPVMHPGRVDVIGAGALVLRVVMDALDLDEVVVSEHDILDGIALSLVR, encoded by the coding sequence GTGACCCGGGTCGCTGCGATCGACTGCGGCACCAACTCCCTGCGCCTGCTGGTCGCCGACGTGCCCGCCACCGGCCCGCACGTGGAGGTGGTCCGCCGGATGGAGGTGGTCCGCCTGGGGGAGGGCGTCGACGCCACCGGGCGGCTCGCCCCGCAGGCGATCGAGCGCACCCGCCGGGTGTTGGCCGAGTACGCCGCGACGGCCCGCGACCTGGGCGTCGAGCGCACCCGGATGGTGGCCACCAGCGCCAGCCGGGACGCCGCCAACCGGGCCGACTTCGAGCAGATGGTGCAGACGACCCTCGGCCAGCTGCCCGACGTCGTCCCCGGGCTGGAGGAGGCGGGGCTCTCGTTCGTCGGCGCGACCGGCTCGCTGGCCTCGGCCGCCGCGGCGCACGGGGGGGCCGTCCCCGCGGCCCCGTACCTGGTGGTCGACATCGGCGGTGGGTCCACGGAGTTCGTGCTGGGCGACGACGCCGGGGTGCGGGCGGCCCGGTCGGTGGACATCGGGTGTGTGCGGCTCACCGAGCGGCACCTGCACTCCGACCCGCCCACCGCCGACGAGATCCAGCGCGCGGAGTCCGACATCCGCGAGGCGCTGGTCTCCGTCGTCGCCGAGGTGCCCGTCGGGGAGGCCGCGACCCTGGTCGGGCTGGCGGGCTCGGTGACCACGGTCGCCGCGCTCGCCCTGCGCCTGCCCGGCTACGACGCGACCGCCGTCCACGGTGCCCGCATCCCGGTCGGCGCGGTGCGCTCGGTGGCAGCCGGCCTGCTGACCGCGACCCGCGCCCGCCGGGCGACGCTGCCGGTGATGCACCCGGGGCGGGTCGACGTCATCGGCGCCGGTGCACTGGTGCTGCGGGTGGTGATGGACGCCCTCGACCTCGACGAGGTCGTGGTCAGCGAGCACGACATCCTGGACGGGATCGCGCTCTCGCTGGTGAGGTGA